The Paenibacillus sophorae genome has a segment encoding these proteins:
- a CDS encoding YitT family protein has protein sequence MGTSPQALVKEEPNKPRKTGTIKTAKLAQRVVMMLIGASMMAVALEIFLVPNQMVDGGITGISIMLSHIFHIPLGILLTLLNLPFLIVGYKQIGKTFALSTLFAVVVMSIGTQMLHPVQPITVEPLLAAVFGGVILGVGVGLVVRYGGSLDGTEIVAILIAKRLPFSVGEVVMFFNLFILTGAGFVFGWNNAMFSLIAYYIAFKMIDVTLEGLDQSKSVWIISDKYRDIGEALTERLGRGVTYLEGEGGFSGDNKKVIFVVITRLEEAKMKAIVEDWDSDAFVAVGNIHDVKGGRFKKKSIH, from the coding sequence ATGGGTACGAGTCCACAAGCTTTAGTTAAAGAAGAACCTAATAAACCCCGGAAGACCGGGACGATCAAGACAGCCAAACTGGCGCAGCGGGTCGTAATGATGCTGATCGGGGCAAGCATGATGGCCGTGGCGCTGGAGATTTTCCTCGTTCCAAACCAGATGGTCGATGGCGGCATTACAGGCATATCCATTATGCTGTCGCATATTTTTCACATTCCCCTCGGTATTTTACTGACACTTCTTAATCTTCCTTTTCTTATTGTCGGCTACAAGCAGATCGGCAAAACCTTCGCACTGTCCACGCTGTTTGCGGTCGTCGTGATGTCGATCGGCACCCAGATGCTGCATCCCGTGCAGCCGATTACCGTGGAGCCCCTGCTGGCGGCGGTATTTGGCGGTGTTATTCTCGGCGTCGGCGTCGGACTCGTGGTACGCTACGGCGGATCGCTGGATGGTACGGAAATTGTGGCGATTCTTATCGCGAAAAGACTGCCTTTCTCGGTAGGCGAGGTCGTCATGTTCTTCAATCTGTTTATTTTAACGGGAGCCGGATTTGTCTTCGGTTGGAACAACGCAATGTTCTCATTGATTGCATACTACATCGCCTTTAAAATGATCGATGTTACCCTCGAAGGTCTGGACCAGTCGAAATCGGTCTGGATCATCAGCGACAAGTACCGCGATATCGGCGAAGCGCTGACAGAGCGTCTTGGCCGGGGTGTGACCTACCTGGAGGGGGAAGGCGGCTTCTCGGGCGATAACAAGAAGGTAATCTTCGTTGTCATTACCCGGCTGGAAGAAGCCAAGATGAAGGCGATCGTCGAAGATTGGGATTCCGATGCTTTTGTTGCTGTCGGCAATATCCACGATGTCAAAGGCGGGCGCTTCAAAAAGAAATCGATTCACTAA
- the ligD gene encoding non-homologous end-joining DNA ligase, which yields MPAAVKGSITIEGQEVSVTNPDKPLWPEQGITKRIYLEKLAALSPYLLRYLNKRLLTVIRYPHGVSGKSFYQKNAPDPLPPYIRTFMHDSINYITLDGLPGLLWLGNSAALEFHPSLHYAGSSLPCEWMIDIDPSREVEPRIMEAAAIVGDVLKSLGLASVPKTSGATGVQIIVPIRSGVTFDELRKVGHFVGKYVTEKHSGLFTLERLKKQRGDKIYFDYLQHYRGKTLAAPYTPRARPLATVSTPLTWDEVANNVSPEDFHLLNIEERLRSKGDLIAQLPPQPVELVIAGLK from the coding sequence ATGCCAGCCGCCGTCAAAGGCTCCATCACCATCGAAGGGCAGGAAGTCTCCGTTACCAATCCGGATAAGCCGCTGTGGCCCGAGCAGGGAATAACCAAACGCATCTATCTGGAGAAGCTTGCCGCCCTGTCACCGTACTTGCTGCGCTATCTTAATAAACGGCTGCTTACAGTCATACGCTACCCGCACGGAGTTTCCGGCAAGTCCTTTTACCAGAAAAACGCGCCGGACCCGCTGCCGCCCTATATCCGTACCTTTATGCATGACAGCATTAACTATATTACGCTGGACGGGCTGCCCGGACTGCTCTGGCTCGGCAATTCTGCCGCTCTGGAATTCCACCCCTCGCTTCATTACGCTGGCAGCAGCCTGCCGTGTGAGTGGATGATTGATATTGATCCTTCCCGGGAGGTTGAGCCTCGCATCATGGAGGCGGCGGCCATTGTCGGAGACGTGCTGAAATCGCTCGGACTGGCTTCGGTGCCGAAGACTTCGGGAGCAACAGGCGTGCAGATTATCGTCCCGATCCGATCCGGAGTTACCTTTGACGAGCTTAGGAAGGTCGGACATTTTGTTGGCAAGTATGTAACCGAGAAGCATTCAGGGCTGTTCACGCTGGAGCGGCTCAAAAAACAGCGCGGCGACAAAATCTATTTCGATTACCTCCAGCATTACCGCGGCAAGACGCTGGCCGCCCCCTATACGCCCCGCGCCCGGCCGCTGGCTACCGTGTCCACTCCGCTGACCTGGGACGAGGTCGCAAATAATGTTTCGCCGGAGGATTTTCATCTGCTAAATATCGAGGAACGTCTTCGTTCTAAGGGCGACCTGATCGCGCAGCTGCCTCCCCAGCCGGTAGAGCTTGTTATCGCCGGTCTCAAATAG
- a CDS encoding ATP-dependent DNA ligase: MKFQPIIPFEPIIADRLPAGEQWIAQIKWDGVRMVSYYDGNSTELINRRGNNRTRQYPELADAGLYCKAGSAILDGEVIALSGGKPSFHEVMRRDSLKKDSAIASMVRQIPVLYMVFDIVYCNGEWLLDRPLSERQHLLEEMLLPHPHVQAVPSYSDPEALFSTARANGLEGIVCKELTSLYTPGGKDKRWLKRKIIFDLNAVAGGVTFRDGIVNALLLGLYDADERLHYIGHAGTGRLTVKDWRDLTALARSLAIDDMPFASLPQRVKGAFWIKPELVFKIHFVEWNISGTLRQPSIQARVDVSPGECRLPERLAGV; encoded by the coding sequence ATGAAATTTCAGCCCATCATTCCGTTTGAGCCGATCATTGCAGACCGTCTGCCCGCGGGAGAACAGTGGATTGCCCAGATCAAATGGGACGGCGTCCGCATGGTCTCCTATTATGACGGAAATTCCACCGAGCTGATCAACAGGCGGGGAAATAACCGCACGAGACAGTATCCGGAACTGGCCGATGCCGGCCTCTACTGTAAAGCCGGTTCCGCTATTTTGGACGGTGAAGTCATCGCCCTCAGCGGAGGAAAGCCGTCCTTTCATGAGGTCATGCGCCGGGACAGTCTGAAGAAAGATTCAGCCATTGCTTCCATGGTGCGGCAGATTCCAGTTCTGTACATGGTGTTCGACATTGTATATTGCAACGGAGAATGGCTTCTTGACCGGCCGTTATCCGAACGCCAGCATTTGCTAGAAGAAATGCTCCTGCCTCACCCTCATGTGCAGGCCGTGCCTAGCTACAGCGATCCCGAAGCGCTCTTTTCCACCGCCCGGGCTAACGGGCTTGAGGGTATTGTCTGCAAGGAGCTTACGAGTCTCTATACACCGGGCGGAAAAGACAAACGCTGGCTCAAGCGCAAAATCATTTTCGATCTCAATGCCGTCGCTGGAGGCGTCACGTTTCGGGACGGCATCGTTAATGCTCTGCTGCTCGGCTTGTATGACGCTGACGAACGGCTGCATTATATCGGACATGCGGGAACAGGGAGGCTGACCGTGAAGGATTGGCGGGATTTAACCGCTCTCGCGCGCAGCCTTGCCATAGACGATATGCCGTTTGCTTCACTGCCGCAACGGGTCAAGGGCGCGTTCTGGATTAAGCCGGAGCTGGTGTTCAAGATCCATTTTGTTGAATGGAACATCTCCGGTACACTTCGCCAGCCCAGTATTCAGGCAAGAGTCGATGTTTCTCCCGGAGAGTGCCGGCTGCCGGAACGTTTAGCGGGAGTCTGA
- a CDS encoding Ku protein, whose translation MHTVWKGAISFGLVHVPVKMFSATEDKDVSLRYIHKACGSPLSYVRKCPVCDKEVAWEEIGKGYEYEKGKFVIFDKDELDALTEESTKNITILDFVDLKDIDPIYFQKTYYLSPDQAGAGAYRLLMEAMRQTGKIGVAKISIRSKSSLAAIRVLENCLSIETMFYPDEIRPISQVPSLPEAGAVNDKELDMAKLLISQLSTPFEPEKYTDDYRKRMLDLIASKVAGEEIRIAPARQETNVIDLMAALQASIEAVQHIPSDPGTPAAAAAKPRKTAGGRKKAAAKASGESAAGAETDGSAAGNGEAAPLTSPASAITPKPKRRSAKNKQTVS comes from the coding sequence ATGCATACCGTTTGGAAAGGCGCAATAAGCTTCGGACTTGTGCATGTGCCGGTCAAAATGTTCTCGGCCACCGAAGATAAAGATGTATCGCTGCGTTATATTCACAAAGCATGCGGCAGCCCCTTGTCCTATGTGCGTAAATGCCCTGTCTGCGACAAGGAAGTGGCCTGGGAGGAAATCGGCAAGGGCTATGAGTATGAAAAAGGGAAATTCGTCATCTTCGACAAGGACGAGCTTGACGCGCTGACGGAAGAAAGCACCAAGAATATTACGATTCTTGACTTTGTGGATTTGAAGGATATTGATCCGATTTATTTTCAAAAAACGTATTATCTGTCCCCCGATCAGGCCGGGGCGGGCGCATATCGGCTGCTAATGGAGGCGATGCGCCAGACGGGGAAAATCGGCGTCGCCAAAATATCGATCCGCTCCAAAAGCAGCCTTGCTGCTATTCGGGTGCTGGAGAACTGCCTCTCCATTGAAACCATGTTCTATCCGGACGAGATCCGGCCCATTTCCCAGGTTCCAAGCCTGCCGGAAGCCGGAGCGGTGAACGACAAGGAGCTGGATATGGCCAAGCTGCTCATTTCTCAGCTGTCGACTCCATTCGAACCGGAGAAATATACCGATGATTACCGGAAACGGATGCTTGATCTGATCGCAAGCAAAGTGGCCGGTGAAGAAATCCGCATTGCTCCGGCGCGGCAGGAAACCAATGTCATCGACTTAATGGCTGCGCTTCAGGCCAGCATCGAGGCGGTGCAGCATATTCCGTCTGATCCAGGAACCCCGGCGGCAGCGGCGGCCAAGCCGCGTAAAACAGCGGGCGGACGAAAAAAAGCCGCAGCGAAGGCTTCCGGCGAGTCCGCAGCGGGCGCGGAGACAGACGGAAGCGCCGCTGGAAATGGCGAAGCAGCTCCGCTTACCTCTCCCGCTTCCGCAATTACACCCAAGCCTAAACGCCGCAGCGCGAAGAACAAGCAGACGGTATCGTAG
- a CDS encoding H-type small acid-soluble spore protein → MDVQRAQDIFASKDNIAVHLDGKPVWIEHVDAANGMATVQVGSRPTDVHTVGVDRLEEQKR, encoded by the coding sequence ATGGACGTACAACGGGCGCAGGATATTTTCGCTTCCAAAGATAACATCGCTGTACATCTTGACGGCAAACCCGTATGGATTGAGCATGTGGATGCGGCAAACGGCATGGCGACGGTTCAGGTCGGCTCGCGGCCGACTGATGTGCATACGGTTGGCGTGGACCGGCTGGAAGAGCAGAAACGTTAG
- a CDS encoding DMT family transporter, translated as MRPLLLGVCSALFFAITFVLNRRMELSGGSWAWSSSLRYLFTLPFLLALVAGRRRLKPLLREMADRPWAWLLWGTVGFGLFYAPITFAAAYAPGWLTAGTWQITIISGSLLAPLFVTRMQGPQGTVAERGKIPLRGLGLSLIILAGVALLQMEHAQKLSVSQVLLGIVPVLIASFAYPLGNRKTMELCGGRLDVFQRILGMTLASMPFWLLVALFGWADSGLPSGSQMVQSLIIALSSGIVATVLFFRATDMVRHSMTGLAAVEATQSLEVLFALLGEMLILSAPAPSLVSWTGIAVIIMGMILHSLFSHSKPAKRPVKRSERESISSAQ; from the coding sequence TTGAGACCGTTGCTGCTTGGCGTCTGTTCGGCGCTGTTTTTTGCCATCACCTTCGTATTAAACCGCCGGATGGAGTTGTCCGGAGGAAGCTGGGCCTGGAGCTCCTCGCTGCGGTATTTGTTCACGCTGCCCTTTTTGTTGGCCCTAGTGGCTGGACGCCGCAGGCTAAAGCCGCTTCTTCGCGAGATGGCGGATAGGCCTTGGGCCTGGCTGCTGTGGGGCACGGTCGGTTTCGGTCTGTTCTACGCCCCGATTACCTTTGCGGCGGCTTACGCCCCAGGCTGGCTTACGGCCGGAACGTGGCAGATTACGATTATTTCCGGCTCCCTGCTGGCGCCGCTGTTCGTAACCCGGATGCAAGGGCCTCAAGGAACCGTTGCTGAAAGGGGCAAAATTCCGCTTCGCGGGCTCGGTCTGTCCCTGATCATTCTAGCGGGCGTCGCGCTGCTGCAGATGGAACATGCCCAGAAGCTGTCGGTCTCGCAGGTGCTGCTTGGCATCGTGCCCGTCCTTATTGCTTCCTTCGCCTATCCGCTCGGCAACCGCAAGACAATGGAGCTCTGCGGCGGCCGGCTCGACGTATTTCAGCGGATTCTTGGAATGACGCTGGCCAGTATGCCGTTCTGGCTGCTGGTCGCGCTGTTTGGCTGGGCGGACTCCGGACTTCCTTCCGGAAGCCAAATGGTCCAATCCCTGATCATCGCGCTCTCATCGGGCATCGTGGCGACGGTGCTGTTCTTCCGGGCCACCGATATGGTCAGACACAGTATGACGGGACTTGCGGCGGTGGAGGCCACACAGTCGCTGGAGGTTCTGTTTGCTTTGCTCGGAGAGATGCTTATCCTGTCCGCTCCCGCTCCGTCGCTGGTTTCTTGGACCGGAATTGCCGTCATTATTATGGGTATGATCCTGCACAGTTTATTCTCCCATTCCAAGCCCGCGAAGCGCCCGGTAAAGCGGAGTGAACGGGAGAGCATTTCTTCGGCGCAGTGA
- the tsaE gene encoding tRNA (adenosine(37)-N6)-threonylcarbamoyltransferase complex ATPase subunit type 1 TsaE yields MENNPEAVFTLHSRSLRETEALAEELAAAAAPGWVIGLDGDLGAGKTAFSQSFARHLGVQGIVSSPTFTIIKEYAGRIPLYHMDVYRLSVTEADELGLDEYFYGQGVCLVEWSSILSDLMPERHLHIRLETTGPEERVITVTAAGEPYEGVCRGLIQKWGYSKHDECK; encoded by the coding sequence TTGGAAAATAATCCGGAAGCGGTATTTACCTTACATTCCCGCAGCCTGCGGGAGACCGAAGCATTGGCGGAGGAACTGGCCGCCGCGGCCGCGCCGGGCTGGGTGATCGGACTCGACGGCGATTTGGGCGCAGGCAAGACGGCGTTCTCGCAGAGCTTTGCCCGGCATTTGGGAGTCCAGGGCATTGTCAGCAGTCCTACGTTCACAATTATTAAGGAATACGCGGGCCGTATTCCGCTTTACCATATGGATGTGTACCGTCTGTCCGTCACGGAGGCGGACGAGCTTGGTTTGGACGAATATTTCTACGGACAGGGAGTTTGCCTGGTGGAATGGAGCAGTATACTTTCGGACCTGATGCCCGAGCGGCATCTGCATATCCGCCTGGAGACGACCGGGCCGGAGGAACGCGTGATTACAGTAACCGCAGCCGGAGAGCCTTATGAGGGCGTCTGCCGCGGTCTGATACAGAAGTGGGGTTATAGCAAGCATGACGAATGCAAATGA
- the tsaB gene encoding tRNA (adenosine(37)-N6)-threonylcarbamoyltransferase complex dimerization subunit type 1 TsaB has protein sequence MTNANEQPRKRFLALDTATATLGVAVTEGGRVLHEINASGERNHSVHLLPIIGEALQASGGSEMLDGISVGVGPGSYTGTRIAITAAKSLAWGWKLPVVGVSTLQALAWGGWNAGAGSPDEAAAGQERSSDGFGPDWIVPLLDARRGQAYTALFAVDGGSAPQRLAPDRIRLMADWVQSLAERLDTAKAIGECPRRLWFVGETAVHGSGELLGPLEGASELRVLPYELEGRWVGFLGEARHASGDIDDVHGLIPNYTQLAEAEANLLKAGKGGMKSR, from the coding sequence ATGACGAATGCAAATGAACAGCCGCGCAAGCGGTTTTTGGCGCTGGATACGGCGACGGCAACGCTTGGCGTGGCGGTGACCGAGGGCGGCAGGGTGCTGCATGAAATTAATGCGTCGGGAGAACGCAACCATTCCGTGCATCTTCTGCCGATTATCGGCGAGGCGCTGCAGGCTTCAGGCGGAAGCGAAATGCTGGACGGCATTTCCGTCGGCGTAGGGCCCGGTTCCTATACGGGAACGCGGATTGCCATCACGGCGGCCAAGTCGCTGGCGTGGGGCTGGAAGCTGCCCGTCGTCGGCGTGTCCACGCTGCAGGCGCTGGCCTGGGGCGGCTGGAACGCCGGCGCAGGAAGCCCGGACGAAGCCGCCGCCGGGCAAGAACGGTCCTCCGACGGCTTCGGACCGGACTGGATTGTTCCACTGCTCGATGCGCGGCGCGGGCAGGCATACACGGCTCTGTTCGCCGTGGACGGCGGGAGTGCGCCGCAGCGTCTGGCGCCGGACCGGATACGCCTGATGGCGGATTGGGTGCAGTCTCTTGCGGAGCGCTTGGATACGGCGAAGGCGATTGGGGAGTGTCCCCGTCGGCTCTGGTTTGTCGGCGAGACGGCGGTTCACGGAAGTGGAGAATTACTGGGGCCGCTGGAGGGCGCTTCCGAGCTGCGCGTTTTGCCTTATGAGTTGGAAGGCCGCTGGGTCGGATTTCTTGGGGAAGCGCGTCATGCGTCCGGAGATATCGACGATGTACACGGCCTGATTCCCAATTATACGCAGCTTGCGGAAGCGGAAGCGAATCTGCTCAAAGCCGGCAAAGGAGGCATGAAATCGAGATGA
- the rimI gene encoding ribosomal protein S18-alanine N-acetyltransferase — MTEAEPAKGREEGLGFRLMKVEDIPDILVIEHEAFTMPWTGEAFRNELTHNHFAKYMVMEFDGRIIGYAGMWAIVDEAHVTNIALLEAYRGRKWGERLLDELMKTAAYLGMKSITLEVRVSNDVAQNLYRKKGFRPAGLRKGYYSDNREDALIMWADLPSYLDYGVMEGRVGLE; from the coding sequence ATGACGGAAGCTGAACCGGCAAAAGGGCGGGAAGAAGGTCTTGGTTTTCGGCTCATGAAAGTGGAAGATATCCCCGATATTCTCGTGATCGAACATGAAGCCTTTACGATGCCCTGGACAGGAGAGGCCTTCCGCAATGAGCTTACACATAATCATTTTGCCAAATACATGGTTATGGAGTTTGATGGCCGCATTATCGGCTACGCGGGAATGTGGGCGATTGTGGACGAGGCGCATGTGACGAATATTGCGCTGCTGGAGGCGTACCGGGGGCGCAAATGGGGCGAAAGGCTGCTGGATGAGCTGATGAAGACGGCCGCCTATCTCGGGATGAAATCGATCACGCTGGAAGTGCGGGTATCCAACGATGTCGCCCAGAATTTGTACCGCAAAAAAGGCTTTCGGCCCGCCGGCCTGCGTAAGGGATATTATTCCGACAACCGCGAGGATGCGCTGATTATGTGGGCGGATCTGCCGTCTTATCTGGATTACGGCGTTATGGAAGGAAGAGTGGGACTGGAATGA
- the tsaD gene encoding tRNA (adenosine(37)-N6)-threonylcarbamoyltransferase complex transferase subunit TsaD, producing the protein MKDETGALKPVYILAIETSCDETSAAVVRDGWEVLSNIISSQIETHRAFGGVVPEVASRKHVEVITLIVEEALARAEVTPDMLDAVAVTQGPGLVGALLVGVVAAKALALAWNKPLIGTHHIAGHIYAGRLVQELKYPCLALVASGGHTELVSLEAEGSFRIIGRTRDDAVGEAYDKVARALGFPYPGGPHVDKLAHEAAEAAALPRVWLEPDSYDFSLSGLKSAVLNLVNQSRMKGLEPDVAAIARGFQESVVEVLVEKAVRAVRATEARQLLLCGGVAANRGLREALAARCESEGIELIIPPAVYCTDNAAMIGAAAYVKWSHDGGTPLDMVADPGFSLEDWSVKGY; encoded by the coding sequence ATGAAGGACGAAACGGGCGCTCTAAAGCCTGTCTATATATTGGCCATCGAGACAAGCTGCGACGAGACGTCGGCGGCTGTCGTAAGAGACGGCTGGGAGGTGCTGTCGAACATCATCTCCAGCCAGATCGAAACTCACCGCGCTTTCGGCGGTGTGGTGCCTGAAGTGGCCTCCCGCAAGCATGTGGAGGTCATTACGCTTATTGTTGAAGAGGCGCTTGCCCGGGCCGAGGTCACTCCGGATATGCTGGACGCGGTGGCGGTAACGCAGGGACCGGGACTGGTTGGAGCTCTGCTGGTCGGCGTTGTGGCCGCCAAAGCACTCGCGCTGGCCTGGAACAAGCCGCTAATCGGGACGCATCATATCGCAGGACATATTTATGCGGGCCGGCTGGTGCAAGAGCTGAAGTATCCGTGCCTGGCGCTGGTAGCTTCCGGGGGACATACGGAGCTGGTCAGTCTGGAAGCGGAAGGGAGCTTCCGGATTATCGGACGCACGCGGGACGACGCAGTTGGCGAAGCCTACGACAAGGTGGCCCGGGCGCTTGGTTTCCCTTATCCCGGAGGTCCGCATGTGGACAAGCTGGCGCATGAAGCGGCGGAAGCGGCGGCGCTGCCGAGGGTATGGCTGGAGCCGGATTCCTACGATTTCAGCCTCAGCGGCCTAAAGTCGGCGGTGCTGAATCTGGTGAACCAGAGCCGGATGAAAGGGCTTGAGCCCGATGTGGCGGCTATCGCCCGCGGCTTTCAGGAATCGGTCGTCGAGGTGCTGGTGGAAAAAGCCGTCCGCGCCGTCCGCGCCACGGAAGCGCGGCAGCTTCTGCTGTGCGGCGGCGTGGCCGCGAACCGGGGGCTGCGCGAAGCGCTGGCGGCCCGCTGTGAAAGCGAAGGCATTGAGCTGATCATTCCTCCGGCCGTGTACTGCACGGATAACGCCGCGATGATCGGCGCAGCCGCTTATGTGAAATGGAGCCATGACGGTGGAACGCCGCTGGATATGGTGGCCGATCCCGGCTTTTCCCTGGAAGATTGGTCGGTAAAGGGCTATTGA
- a CDS encoding ABC-F family ATP-binding cassette domain-containing protein, with protein MLLQATGITKLYGIQPVLEGINLQVNERERVGLVGVNGAGKSTLLKILAGELSHDGGHIHKSKETTVGYLAQNSGLQSERTIHEEMLSVFAPLIEAEAELRQLEKQIADPATAEDEKRYGELLERYAFRSDWFKDHGGYEMNTRIRSVLHGMGFGDFPPDTSISTLSGGQKTRLALARILLQAPDLLMLDEPTNHLDIETLTWLEDYLRGYSGGILVVSHDRYFLDRLVTTIVEIERHQSHRYTGNYSRYVDLKAAEYEGRLKQYEKQQGEIAKMEEFVQRNIVRASTTKRAQSRRKALEKMDRIERPLGELKKANFSFEPDFHSGREVLQVREVAVAFGENAPLFKNASFELRRGDTAALIGPNGIGKSTLLQCLTGTREPSAGSVNWGAKVKIGYYDQEQTRLNPQNTVLEELWSEYPMLEEARIRTILGNFLFSGEDVQKKIAALSGGEKARVSLSKLMLRGANMLILDEPTNHLDLISREVLESALIDFEGTLLFISHDRYFLNKMAERVLELHPDGIDQYLGNYDDYIAKKGELEDLASEAAGSAPSSPPTSLERDLSAPEKGGASSYEADKQAKREERSRQRRLAELEDAIAGLEEEIAVIETEMTKPEVYQDYMVLQEHERDLNEKKQRLAGFFSEWEVLADE; from the coding sequence ATGCTTCTTCAAGCAACAGGTATTACGAAATTATACGGCATCCAGCCCGTGCTGGAAGGCATCAACCTGCAGGTAAACGAGCGGGAACGGGTCGGGCTCGTCGGCGTCAACGGAGCCGGCAAGTCGACCCTGCTGAAAATACTGGCCGGTGAGCTGTCCCATGACGGCGGTCATATTCATAAATCCAAGGAAACGACAGTGGGGTATCTGGCCCAGAACAGCGGGCTGCAATCGGAGCGGACCATTCACGAGGAAATGCTGTCCGTATTCGCTCCGCTCATCGAAGCCGAAGCGGAACTTCGGCAGTTGGAGAAACAGATCGCCGATCCGGCCACTGCGGAGGACGAGAAGCGTTACGGGGAGCTGCTGGAACGTTACGCCTTCCGGTCAGACTGGTTCAAGGACCACGGCGGGTATGAAATGAACACGCGGATACGCAGCGTTCTGCACGGTATGGGCTTTGGGGATTTCCCTCCCGACACGTCAATTTCAACCTTGAGCGGCGGGCAGAAGACCCGCCTGGCGCTTGCACGCATCCTGCTTCAGGCTCCGGATCTTCTGATGCTGGACGAACCGACCAACCATCTGGACATTGAGACGCTGACCTGGCTGGAGGATTATTTGCGGGGATATTCCGGAGGCATACTGGTCGTATCCCATGACCGCTATTTTCTTGACAGACTCGTCACGACCATCGTGGAAATCGAGCGGCATCAATCGCACCGGTACACGGGAAATTACAGCCGCTACGTGGATCTCAAGGCCGCCGAGTATGAGGGCAGACTCAAACAGTACGAGAAGCAGCAGGGCGAAATCGCCAAAATGGAGGAGTTCGTGCAGCGCAATATCGTGCGGGCGTCCACTACCAAGCGGGCGCAGAGCCGGCGCAAGGCGCTGGAAAAAATGGACCGGATCGAACGGCCGCTCGGCGAGCTGAAAAAGGCGAATTTTTCCTTCGAGCCCGATTTCCACTCCGGCAGAGAAGTGCTGCAGGTCAGGGAAGTCGCTGTGGCCTTCGGGGAGAACGCGCCTTTGTTCAAAAATGCCTCCTTCGAGCTGCGCCGAGGAGATACGGCCGCCCTGATCGGTCCTAACGGCATCGGCAAGTCGACGCTGCTGCAATGTCTGACCGGCACCCGGGAGCCTTCCGCGGGAAGCGTAAACTGGGGAGCAAAGGTCAAGATCGGCTACTACGACCAGGAGCAGACCCGGCTGAATCCGCAGAATACCGTACTTGAGGAGCTGTGGAGCGAATATCCGATGCTGGAGGAGGCGCGAATCCGGACAATTCTCGGCAACTTTCTGTTCAGCGGCGAGGATGTGCAGAAGAAAATCGCCGCGCTCAGCGGGGGCGAAAAAGCGCGCGTGTCGCTCTCCAAGCTGATGCTGCGGGGAGCAAATATGCTTATCCTCGACGAACCGACCAACCATCTTGACCTGATCAGCCGCGAGGTGCTCGAATCGGCGCTGATCGATTTTGAAGGCACGCTGCTCTTCATCTCCCATGACCGCTATTTTCTGAATAAGATGGCGGAACGCGTGCTGGAACTTCATCCGGACGGGATCGACCAGTACCTTGGAAATTACGACGACTATATCGCGAAAAAAGGAGAACTGGAGGATCTGGCAAGCGAAGCCGCAGGGAGCGCACCCTCTTCTCCTCCGACCAGCCTTGAAAGGGATTTATCCGCTCCCGAAAAAGGAGGCGCCTCTTCGTACGAGGCCGACAAACAGGCCAAGCGCGAGGAACGGAGCCGCCAGCGGCGGCTGGCCGAACTGGAAGACGCCATAGCTGGACTGGAGGAAGAGATAGCAGTAATTGAAACGGAGATGACGAAGCCGGAGGTCTATCAGGACTATATGGTGCTGCAGGAGCATGAGCGGGATTTAAACGAAAAGAAACAGCGGCTTGCCGGATTTTTTAGTGAATGGGAAGTTCTTGCTGACGAATAA
- a CDS encoding 5-formyltetrahydrofolate cyclo-ligase, with protein sequence MTDGDLQLVASKRELRSRAAAVRDEINPLRRGEWSSLVCRHALEWLEETGVKSLMVYVPFRSELDTRPLIEWCWANERKVILPRVHADTGELSLHRVESWNELAQGAYGIPEPAETSPAIGEEAGPLVVFVPGLAFDARGGRLGYGRGYYDRLWARFRVSASGTPENTVWIGLAYGAQVLPEVPMDVHDAYMDMLITEEGMLNCRKKGD encoded by the coding sequence GTGACAGACGGGGATTTGCAGCTTGTCGCCTCCAAGCGCGAGCTGCGCAGCCGCGCTGCCGCTGTCCGCGACGAAATAAATCCGCTGCGGAGGGGGGAGTGGTCCTCACTCGTGTGCCGACATGCATTGGAGTGGCTGGAGGAAACCGGTGTGAAATCGCTTATGGTCTACGTTCCGTTCCGCTCCGAGCTGGATACGCGCCCTCTGATCGAGTGGTGCTGGGCTAACGAGCGCAAGGTTATTCTCCCCCGTGTCCATGCCGATACCGGGGAGCTGTCGCTGCACAGGGTGGAGTCGTGGAACGAGCTGGCCCAGGGAGCATACGGCATTCCCGAGCCGGCGGAGACTTCTCCGGCAATTGGGGAAGAAGCCGGCCCGTTGGTTGTCTTCGTCCCGGGCCTGGCTTTCGATGCCAGGGGAGGAAGGCTGGGTTACGGCCGGGGTTATTATGACCGGCTGTGGGCCCGCTTCCGGGTCTCCGCGTCAGGAACACCGGAGAACACGGTCTGGATCGGCCTCGCATATGGCGCGCAGGTGCTGCCAGAGGTGCCGATGGATGTCCATGACGCTTATATGGACATGCTGATTACCGAGGAAGGAATGCTGAACTGCCGAAAGAAAGGGGATTGA